The DNA sequence AAGGTCGGGCTGACGCTCACCAAGGCGCAGCTGGTGCCGGTGTCCGCGGGCATCGCATCGATCACCTGGACCCGCTTGACAGAGATCCTCAGCGCATCGAAGTCGACGCTGGCACATCAATTTGCAATGCATGTGAGGGAGAGCATGAGTCTGAAACACTTCGAGGTAGAGGTCTACAGCGTGCCGGCGGCCGGCACTGCAACGGCGATCGAGGAGCACTTCGTCCATGCGTTTCCGCAGCACTACTCTGCGCCGATTTGCCTGTTCCTGGCACCGCGGCAGGGAGGTGGTGGCGCGATCCCGAAGCTCTACCGCGTCCTCAAGGTCTATGACGTGTCGGATGCCCAGCTGAAAGAACAGATCGCTCGGATCGACGAAGAGGATCCCGCTGTCGGAGCACGGATGAGGGGCTACTTCGCGGATCGGTTGAACGGGACCCTGGTCGCAGACGAACAGCTGCGCGTGTTCGTCCTTGAGCCCAAGCCCATCGTCCTCGAGCACAAACCTCGGCCGAAGCGGAACAATCCGTTCAAGACGAGCAGATGGTCACTGGCTGACCTGTTGGACAGCTCATCCAAGATTCTGCCCTGAGTTTGAGGCGAGTGATGCTATCTGTTCGCCAGCAACTTGCACAGCCATCGTTCGGACCACAAGAACGTCGTGGCGCCCAGATTGCCTCTGCTGGAGCGAAATTGAGGTGTCGCTGAGCCCCATTGTCGGTGTGGGAGGGTAGTAATACATCGAGTGGCTCCGAATCATCGAAGTCAGGGATGCCGCCCGGTCTGAGAAACAACCGCCGCGCAGTCAGGGTCTTTGAGAGAGTGAAGCTGATGACGGATGTGGTGGCGATCGAGCTCGACGAGGATCAGCGCCGCGTCGTCGAAGCAGACGCCGAAGCGCGTCTCGTGGTGCTCGCAGGTGCCGGCCAGGGCAAAACCGAGGTAGTCGCGTCACGTATCGCACATCTGATCGACAGCGACGGACTCTCGGCGTCGAGTGAAATCCTCGTCCTGAGCTTTTCGCGTGCTGCAGTCCACGCCGTGCGAACCAGGCTGGCGGATCGGGACGCCGCCGCAACTGCCAACGTGCGTACGTTCGATTCATTCGCCTCGGTCCTGCTCCTCGAAGAAGACCAGGAACCCACCGGATCGTTCGAACAGCGAATCCGCCAGGCCACCGAGCTTCTACGAACCGCCGTCGACACCCCGTTTCTTCTCGATGACCTGCGCCACGTCATCCTCGACGAAGTTCAGGACCTCGTCGGTGACCGAGCTGTCTTCGTCTTGGCGGTCTTGAAGCACCTGGCCGGGGAGGCGGGATTCACGGTGCTCGGCGATCCGTTGCAGGGCATATACGACTTCGTCCTGGATGAATCCGAAAACGCAACGACGTTCAACGACGTATTGGCGGCACTGGAGACGGATTTCGACGCTCAGCGGTTGAACCTGACGGGCAACTACCGCGCGCGAGGCGAGGGCCCCCTACGGGTCGCACAGGCTGCGAATGCCCTCCGTTCAGCCTCGGGGCCGGCCGACGCTTTGCAGACACTTGATTCGCTCGAAGCGTCCCTTCCGAGACGGAGCGAGATCGACGACTGGCACTTCCTCGACACCTATCCGGGCAGGTCAGCGGTGCTCTGTCGCAGCAATGCCGACGTGATGCGGGTATCTCGTGAGATGTCTGCGCAGGGCGTGCGGCACGTTGTCCGTAGGCAGGCTCAGGATTTCGGTGCTGCGCGATGGATTGCGGCATCGCTGTCTGCTCTCGCCGGTCCGGTCGAGACGCGCGATGCCGTCGAGTCCGCCCTGTTCGGCGCCGCAACTGTCGACACGCCTGACGGTGCTTGGTACCTCCTCAAAGCCGCCGAGGGCGACTTTCGGAAGTACTCCCAGCTCAACATGGGACGGCTCCGGACGCGTGTCGGTTCCGGATCAGTGCCCCTGACCTTGACCCAAGGTGACGACGCAGCGATCACCGTCTCCACGGTTCACCGAGCCAAAGGCCTTGAGTTCGAGAACGTATTGATCGTGGATCAGCGGTACCCGTCGGATGACGAGGATCAGTGGCAAGACGTGCGCCGTCGCTACGTCGCGCTGAGTCGTGCACGTGACAACGTCGAGCTTGTGGACATCAGACGGTCGCGGTCGTCGATCAGGTCGGAGGAATGGCTCGACGAGCGCTTGGTGGAGTCCGCGGGCCCGATGGGCAAGCGGCGTGCGCGCGCCATTGAGTTCCGATCCGGAGACGTCTACAGCGACCGCCCGGTCGCCGGCGGAAACATGGATGCGTCGACAATTCAGAAGACGCTGGCGGACCTGCCGAACGGCGCGATCGTCGATGGCGTGATCGACGTCGAACTGTCCAATCGCGAGCGCCCGGTCTACTCGCTCGTCGTTGATGGGAACCCAATTGGGCGAACCGGCGAGAGCTTTGGCGATGACTTCGCGAAGGCGTTCAAGGTGCGGCGCGGAGTTTGGCCGGCAGAGATCTCCGATCTGATGCTCGTCTCGGTGGAGACCACGACAGGTGATCCTCGACTGAGCGAGCAGGCAGGTGTGGGTCCCGGCGGGTTCTGGCTGGTGCCGCGCGTGGTCGGACTGGCAAAGCCGATATGGGAAGTGATGGAGAGAGTCGGATGACTGAAGTGAATCCACTGGATGAGAAGTATCGATTCCGCGGCGAGATGGTCGATGCACTGCGGGTTGATCTCGTCGGGCCATCGGGTGGCGAAGAGGAACTGATCGAGGAAGCGCCGCTGAGTCGGTACATCGTCGGCGCACTGTGGCCCAAGACCGACGACGAGCCAGATCTCCCGGACCCGGACAGTGCCGAAGCCGACTCCGAAGCCGCTGACGAAGGCAGCCCTGTCGCCCAAGCGCGCATGCGTTTTCCATCCTCGATGGGGATGACGTTTTCGGTTCGCGCCACGGCGGGTGCGATCACGATTGCACCGACGGCGGCCCGGTACGAGCTGAAGACGGACGACGACCAGGCCTCGCTCGGCTGGAAACGGATTCCACTGAAAGCGCAGTCCTACAGCCAGAAACTGGACAGACCCGGTGTGTACCGCACCGAGGTCGAACCCGGCCTGGAGCTCTACCGATTCGTCCGCCCAGAGCGGGATGGATCTGTGACGGTGTCGGTTGCGCTCAACAACATCAATACGTCCGTGAAAGGTGACCTCCGAGACGAGGCCTCGTGGTTCCAGGTCGGGTTCCGGGTCGACACGCACCTCGCGGACATCGTCGACCGAACCGCTCCTCGAAACCTCGGTCACGACGCTGACCTGGACAGCGCAGCGCTCATGTATCGCAATGCCTTCAACTACGCGATCGGACACGGATGCAGTGCCGAGTGGGACGCGGACGGCATCATCGACGGCGCTGTGTCGAATGTCGAAACCACGTTCATTCCGTCGCACGAGGTTCACAGAGCCAGGCCCGGTGCACTCGACGGTGTCGATCTGCGAATGGCATTCTTGGCGGACGCGCCGATAAGTGAAGTCGCCGTCAACCTTCGAGCGATGGTCAGCCGATACCGTGATTGGATCACCGGGCTCGTGGCCGGTCTCGAATCGGGTACCGCAGGCGTACCCGACGAACTACTCGGTGTTGCCGACGGCCACATTCATGAGATGAACCGCGCGGCCGACCGCATCGAGGCAGGCATCCGATTACTAGAGGCCGACGGTGAGGCCGAGCGAGCGTTTCGCCTGGCCAACCGCTCGATGCAATTGCAGCGAGCACGTCAAGACTGGATTCGATCTGGGACAGAGGGGCCGGTTGGTAATGGCTCGGCCGCTGCATGGCGTCCCTTCCAGATTGCGTACATCCTCCTCAACCTCCCCGGAATCGCGGACCCGAAGCACGACGACCGCGATGTTGCCGATCTGCTCTGGTTCCCTACCGGCGGCGGAAAGACGGAGGCGTACCTGGGCCTGGTCGCGTTCGTCATCCTGCTGCGCCGAATTCGGAATTCTTCAGCGATGGGTGTCGCCGTCATCATGCGTTACACGCTACGACTGCTGACAATCCAACAGTTCGAGCGGGCATCGATGCTCATGTGCTCGTTGGAGACGGTGCGAAAGGACAACCCAGACCTCGGGGCCGGGAGATTCTCGATTGGTCTCTGGGTTGGAGCGGGCGCAACCCCGAACTCGTTGAAGGATGCCAAAGCATCGCTCCGGCGCCTAAAGAATCACGAGGAGCTGGCCGAGAAGAATCCCGTACAACTCACCCAATGCCCTTGGTGTGGGGCGTTGATGAACCACGAGAACTACTCAGTTCAAACTCGGCCGGAGCAGTACCTTCGAATCGCCTGCGGAACACCGACGTGCGATTTCCGTGATGGACTACCCGTTCACGTGGTCGACGAAGACGTCTATCGCGCACGGCCCGAACTGGTCCTCGGAACAGTCGACAAGTTCGCGATGATGGCCTGGAATGAGAACGTAGGCAAGCTTTTCGCGCGTGACGGCGAAGGATCCCCTCCGGCGCTGATCATCCAGGATGAGCTGCACCTCATCTCGGGACCTCTGGGGTCGATGGTCGGACTGTACGAGACTGCGGTCGACGCTGCGTGCACGATAACGACGGTGAGCGACGAGGCAAATCGCGCACGGCCGAAGGTGATCGCGTCAACAGCGACCATCAGGCGTGCAGAAAAGCAGATCCAGTCGGTGTTCGCCCGCCGGGCAGCACTGTTCCCTCCGCCTGGGATAGATCCGGATCAGTCGTTCTTCGCCGAACCCGCAACCCGAGATGAGTTGGGCACCAGGCGATACGTCGGTGTGATGGCATCCGGTACCAGCCACGCAACACTCTTGGTCCGCGTCTACGCTGCGCTACTACAAGCGGCCGCCGACGTGGAGGGCGAGGATGCAACCCGCGATCCGTACTGGACCCTGTTGGGCTACTTCAACAGTCTCCGAGTTCTGGGTAGTGCGAATCTTCAGGTCGAAGGCGATGTCCGCGAACGCCTGGGCGTGGTCGCCGGCAGGTCCAACTCGTCGAAACGCGAACTCGGCGCGATAAATGAGCTCACCAGCCGTGTTCCCTCTCCGGAGATCCCTGAGCGTCTGAAAGCCTTGGAGCGCAGGCTCGGCGGCCCTGTGGCGCCTGACGACGTCGTGCTGGCCACAAACATGATCTCTGTCGGTGTCGACATCGACCGGCTGGGGCTCATGACGGTGATGGGACAACCGCAAGCCAGCGCGGAGTACATCCAAGCGACAAGTCGTGTCGGCCGCCAGCACCCGGGCCTCGTCGTGACAATCTTCAACTCGGCGCGATCGCGTGACCGCTCGCACTACGAGAGTTTCCGGCCATTCCATCAGGCCCTCTATCGGGCGGTCGAAGCAACGAGCGCAACGCCATTCGCTGCCCGCGCACGGGACAGGGGCCTTCACGGCGTACTGGTGGCGATGGCCAGGCTGCTCATACCGGAGCTGGCAGGCAACGACTCGGCGTATCTCGCCGGAGAATATTGGGACGATCTCCGAGAGCTCGCGACCCTCATCGAAGGGAGGGTTGCGCTGGTCGACAAAGGCGAGTTGGACGCGACGTGTGACGAGGTCGATGCTCTGCTGGACGTGTGGTCGAAAGCCGGCGATGAGCGGCCATACATGAAGTACCAGAACAAGAATCGCGAAGCAGCGTTGATGATCCGGCCAGAAGACGCCCTGACAGACGACGACATCGAGTACTCGCAGCGAGAGGTCCCGTGGCCGACGTTGCAGAGTATGCGAGATGTGGACGCTGAAAGCACGCTGTATCAGATCCCGATGAAGAGGAAGTCATGAGCGCCGCAGATCCAAAGGCCCGCCGCAGCCAACTTCTGAGCACCTACGGTATCGGTGGCCTTTTCCCCTCCGAGACTTCGAGTTTCATGATCGTCGGACTCGACGAGTGGAAAGA is a window from the Williamsia sp. DF01-3 genome containing:
- a CDS encoding UvrD-helicase domain-containing protein, encoding MTDVVAIELDEDQRRVVEADAEARLVVLAGAGQGKTEVVASRIAHLIDSDGLSASSEILVLSFSRAAVHAVRTRLADRDAAATANVRTFDSFASVLLLEEDQEPTGSFEQRIRQATELLRTAVDTPFLLDDLRHVILDEVQDLVGDRAVFVLAVLKHLAGEAGFTVLGDPLQGIYDFVLDESENATTFNDVLAALETDFDAQRLNLTGNYRARGEGPLRVAQAANALRSASGPADALQTLDSLEASLPRRSEIDDWHFLDTYPGRSAVLCRSNADVMRVSREMSAQGVRHVVRRQAQDFGAARWIAASLSALAGPVETRDAVESALFGAATVDTPDGAWYLLKAAEGDFRKYSQLNMGRLRTRVGSGSVPLTLTQGDDAAITVSTVHRAKGLEFENVLIVDQRYPSDDEDQWQDVRRRYVALSRARDNVELVDIRRSRSSIRSEEWLDERLVESAGPMGKRRARAIEFRSGDVYSDRPVAGGNMDASTIQKTLADLPNGAIVDGVIDVELSNRERPVYSLVVDGNPIGRTGESFGDDFAKAFKVRRGVWPAEISDLMLVSVETTTGDPRLSEQAGVGPGGFWLVPRVVGLAKPIWEVMERVG
- a CDS encoding helicase-related protein, whose translation is MTEVNPLDEKYRFRGEMVDALRVDLVGPSGGEEELIEEAPLSRYIVGALWPKTDDEPDLPDPDSAEADSEAADEGSPVAQARMRFPSSMGMTFSVRATAGAITIAPTAARYELKTDDDQASLGWKRIPLKAQSYSQKLDRPGVYRTEVEPGLELYRFVRPERDGSVTVSVALNNINTSVKGDLRDEASWFQVGFRVDTHLADIVDRTAPRNLGHDADLDSAALMYRNAFNYAIGHGCSAEWDADGIIDGAVSNVETTFIPSHEVHRARPGALDGVDLRMAFLADAPISEVAVNLRAMVSRYRDWITGLVAGLESGTAGVPDELLGVADGHIHEMNRAADRIEAGIRLLEADGEAERAFRLANRSMQLQRARQDWIRSGTEGPVGNGSAAAWRPFQIAYILLNLPGIADPKHDDRDVADLLWFPTGGGKTEAYLGLVAFVILLRRIRNSSAMGVAVIMRYTLRLLTIQQFERASMLMCSLETVRKDNPDLGAGRFSIGLWVGAGATPNSLKDAKASLRRLKNHEELAEKNPVQLTQCPWCGALMNHENYSVQTRPEQYLRIACGTPTCDFRDGLPVHVVDEDVYRARPELVLGTVDKFAMMAWNENVGKLFARDGEGSPPALIIQDELHLISGPLGSMVGLYETAVDAACTITTVSDEANRARPKVIASTATIRRAEKQIQSVFARRAALFPPPGIDPDQSFFAEPATRDELGTRRYVGVMASGTSHATLLVRVYAALLQAAADVEGEDATRDPYWTLLGYFNSLRVLGSANLQVEGDVRERLGVVAGRSNSSKRELGAINELTSRVPSPEIPERLKALERRLGGPVAPDDVVLATNMISVGVDIDRLGLMTVMGQPQASAEYIQATSRVGRQHPGLVVTIFNSARSRDRSHYESFRPFHQALYRAVEATSATPFAARARDRGLHGVLVAMARLLIPELAGNDSAYLAGEYWDDLRELATLIEGRVALVDKGELDATCDEVDALLDVWSKAGDERPYMKYQNKNREAALMIRPEDALTDDDIEYSQREVPWPTLQSMRDVDAESTLYQIPMKRKS